A window of Sphingobacterium sp. SRCM116780 contains these coding sequences:
- a CDS encoding porin family protein, which translates to MKNILPVLLLLCASMGTAKAQLLPGVEIGLKGALNFSKLKSEGEFFNSDNKVGYQAGVYGRIGVLGFHIQPEVYITGKNTQASSNDGNESTNVKFTTVDVPLLLGKRFGLGPIGARINTGPVFSFVVDDQQDKNIGTYLKTSNYKKNSTSWAFGAGVDISSLRVDLRYELGLNNIQKDNTEKTKINMWSIGLGYKLFSL; encoded by the coding sequence ATGAAAAACATTTTACCAGTATTACTCTTGTTATGTGCAAGTATGGGCACGGCAAAAGCTCAATTATTGCCCGGTGTGGAAATTGGCTTAAAAGGAGCCTTAAATTTCTCTAAATTAAAAAGTGAAGGCGAATTCTTTAACTCTGATAATAAGGTTGGTTACCAAGCTGGTGTTTATGGACGTATTGGTGTATTGGGATTTCACATTCAACCTGAAGTCTATATTACGGGAAAAAACACACAGGCCAGCAGCAATGATGGTAACGAGAGCACAAATGTAAAATTCACTACAGTTGATGTTCCTCTATTATTAGGCAAACGTTTTGGATTGGGTCCAATAGGAGCTCGAATCAATACTGGACCTGTATTTTCTTTTGTGGTGGATGACCAGCAAGATAAAAATATAGGCACATATTTAAAAACTTCAAACTATAAAAAGAATTCAACATCATGGGCGTTTGGAGCGGGTGTAGATATATCTAGTTTACGTGTAGACTTACGTTATGAGCTTGGATTGAACAACATCCAAAAAGACAATACAGAAAAAACAAAAATTAACATGTGGAGTATAGGATTGGGATACAAATTATTCAGCCTATAA
- a CDS encoding succinate dehydrogenase cytochrome b subunit, which yields MSKSKPVLSSSIGKKLIMSLTGLFLCTFLIVHLIGNLQLFKDDAGLAFNKYAYFMTHFTPIKVVSYLLYASVIIHVIYAIVISMKNKAARPIGYASYDGKANSKWNSRNMGILGTVILVFLATHMSNFWWKYHNDQTPYIEYRTDLSTGITTSQEIQASDFHDYSLVSENGVEIVKARDLYKQVDFAFKNVALVALYVIAMAALAFHLIHGFQSAFQTVGFNHRKYIGLVRFIGVWVFGVIIPILFAAMPLYFYFR from the coding sequence ATGAGTAAATCAAAGCCAGTTTTAAGTTCTTCAATCGGGAAGAAGCTAATCATGAGCTTAACGGGACTTTTCTTATGTACGTTCCTAATTGTTCACTTGATTGGAAACTTGCAGTTATTTAAAGATGACGCGGGTTTAGCGTTCAACAAGTACGCCTATTTCATGACGCATTTTACACCTATTAAGGTGGTATCTTATTTATTGTACGCTTCTGTGATCATCCATGTGATCTATGCTATCGTGATTTCAATGAAAAATAAGGCTGCACGTCCTATTGGATATGCATCTTATGATGGAAAAGCGAACAGTAAATGGAATTCGCGCAATATGGGAATTTTAGGTACTGTTATATTGGTATTTTTGGCGACGCATATGTCGAATTTTTGGTGGAAATACCACAATGACCAAACACCTTATATCGAGTATCGTACAGATTTGTCGACTGGTATTACAACCAGCCAAGAGATCCAAGCTTCAGATTTTCATGATTACTCCTTGGTTAGTGAAAATGGTGTAGAAATTGTAAAAGCACGTGACTTGTACAAGCAAGTTGACTTCGCATTTAAAAATGTGGCTTTAGTAGCATTATATGTTATCGCAATGGCTGCTTTAGCATTTCACTTGATTCATGGATTTCAATCGGCTTTCCAAACTGTTGGATTCAATCACAGAAAATATATTGGATTGGTTCGATTTATCGGTGTATGGGTATTTGGTGTGATTATTCCAATTCTATTTGCAGCGATGCCATTATATTTCTATTTCCGTTAA